Proteins encoded in a region of the Chryseobacterium piperi genome:
- a CDS encoding bacteriocin-like protein, whose protein sequence is MKNLKKLNRKEQKEIKGSGIRRCTNNSQCFGGWCCNNVCVVYACMEN, encoded by the coding sequence ATGAAAAACTTAAAAAAGCTTAATCGAAAAGAGCAAAAAGAAATCAAAGGAAGTGGCATCAGAAGATGTACTAATAATTCACAGTGTTTTGGAGGATGGTGTTGTAATAATGTATGTGTAGTTTATGCATGTATGGAAAATTAG
- a CDS encoding bacteriocin-like protein, producing MKNLKKLNRQQQKSIDGAGPITKCRNSSQCGYGECCTGGMCLPSPVQECEPLE from the coding sequence ATGAAAAATCTTAAAAAGCTTAACAGACAACAACAAAAATCAATTGACGGAGCCGGTCCTATTACAAAATGCAGAAATTCATCGCAATGCGGATATGGAGAGTGTTGTACCGGAGGAATGTGCCTCCCTTCTCCAGTTCAGGAGTGCGAACCTCTTGAATAA